agaaatgcactcttgaagattttgaatgaagcatatgttccaagcgaaacaactagtgaggcgttagccgggatgattgagcgcgtacttgacagccatcgaatcagcttcgataatgaagaactcccgccagaaggatgcatgcataacaaagcgctctatataactgtcaagtgtcgtaacatgtttgtggctaaagtgttgattgatgggggttctggacttaacatctgtccactaacaagtctgaagaagatcggatataatgttagtgagctcaagacaagtgatgtgaatattcgagcatttgatggggctcaaaggcgtcctattggagaaatagagttgaaagtgttgattgggcCTGTTGAGTTCATTacggattttcaagtacttgatatttccacgacatacaacatgctgttaggaagaccgtggatctatctggctggagctgtaccatctactttgcaccaaactgtcaaattcgaatGGGATCAACagcaaatatgtatacatggagaaggggacacgtctttctatcgagagcaGTTCATCTCATTCATCGAGGCAACAGGAGGGTTCGATGGAgcaacttaccatgcttgggaggttgtgaatgtcattaAAGAgggtgaagtgtgtcaaactcaagaggtcaaaaggtcatgcgccgcaattatggtcgcaaaagaaatgctgagaaataGGTACCAACcgggatttgggctagggaagacgttaaatgggcgggttgagccagtcgttctccctacgcaacagtttacatttggtttgggatatgaaccaactgaggaagaaatgaagaaagcacgaaagaataaagggaAGGAGATTCCATTGCCAAAActcattcctaccattgatcaaactttctcaaaaccttccaGCTTCAAAatttcagatctgattgttgaagttgcctatgatgatattgtgaagGGCATCAAGAACTTGTTCGtgaaagatgaagatgatcatgttGTGGTAATCAAAGACTTTGTTGAAATACTGACCTTGAAGGCTGCTGAGCCAGGGCCTGAGTTGAAGAATTGGATTTTATCTTAGCCCCGGTCcaccgggagtttcagtaatttaagttaaATTTCtttttgtaataggccggaggcatcagcTGGAACATTTAGtttcttttgtcatgttgcctctatgttttgttgcGGCCTTTCTAAATTAGGACTTTGTcatttgtttgtaacgaactacgtttggcctgacttcctgttggatacgtaggcagcccacatcgggttcggccactcctttcaaaatatttcaatgtctttgttttgtgggtggaactacgtgtggcctgatttccattttggatacgtaggcaacccatatcgggttcggccccctttttttattaaaaacaaaaaactcaaaagttcttattttgatcacgaactacgtctggcctgattcctttgggatacgtaggcaacccgaggcgggttcggcccttctattttaaaatttttaatatcttcggtttgtccaaacattttggttcctataaaatacataaggatttttatacaagactttggtcttcccaccgtttaaattcatgtgtcttagtatcttgaaactaggacaaaattttgaaatcggtcaaatcactttcaaaaactttcattataagttcttacttttcaattgtccagaatcaagcgtctccaggactgaaactgggacaaatttttagaagttagcacaaaagtggtcttaaatgtttgaCGATTCTAAATAAAAGTCCGCCCATATCTTTCTAAAAATATTGATAAAGTCAAATTCGAGTCTTCACAATCATTCtatctattagagccactaagtatttcccttcgaagtcatccaaatctcgcTATTctcaaaatacacttttattacttataactgaaactcccgggcaaagcaaaatatctggtgggacatcgaagaacgtggacgcaaCCGAAGCAAAAATCAATTCGagggccaagttccccaacaagcacaagtcaaccaattttctttaaactcacaacttttctttgatgagacaggtttcaattaacatagatgtggcgcatatttgactcttcttcaaattttaGTTATGGACGTGAACAAAGAGTTAGCCTTCTGCAAAAGGCAAATATTTGTGTTTCAGAAAAATGAAGTCAATTTGGTTGTCTCCGATCAAGACTGTTGAACTGTGTTTTGCTTGTGCGATCACAATTTGGATATGTCAATTGAACTTAAAGTGGTGATTTGGAACCATAAGTTTGTAGAAGACTCTAGTATTTTGGAATTCTTCAAAGTTGGTAATAAGGGGAATGAGTGAGGTGGTTTATTAAAATAAACAAGTTGCTCTTGTGCGTCTTCTCTGCATTTTGAATTTCAGAAACTTCATTATCTTTTTTAATTATGTAGCCATTACTTTTCCAACACACTTTGGGGCAATTCTGATTTGTTGTGGATGATGATATGCAGAGAGGGTTTTAGCTGCTAGTAATCCGGGTACCCAGAAAACAGGCCTCACACCATGTTTGCAAGtggacccccaacacttcccgaTGTTCCACAAGCTAATGGTGCGGTTGCTACTCCCGTTCCCCCACGACCTTTTGCAAATGGTCCTATGCCTCCAGCTCCTGTTCCAGCAATCCGGCCACCACTTATGCAGCCTAATATGTACCCACCAATGCAAATGCCTCCACCACAAGCTTGGCAGGGACAGCCTATGCAACCAGGTTCAGCTGGCATGCCTCAGCAGCAAATGCAATTCAGAGGAATGGCACCTCCACCGCCCCCACAGGTAGCTCCACCCTTAAATAGGGCCCCTCCACCACCAGCTGCAATAGGTGGTAATGTTTGGCGACCGCCACCACCACCTCAGCACTTTAATGGTGGTCACCATCCAATGCAACATGTGTCGATGCCGCCACCCCCTCCACCTGCACAAGGTTGAAAACTTGAGATGCCAAATTTTGTAGTAGCTTGAATGTCTCTTTCCTTTCTGGGATACATATTGTTAAACTAGTGCATACGCTGTAAAAAAGTGGACGGTATTTCAACCTTTTAGTCGAGGATTGTTCCATGTGGAAGTAACTTTTGCTTTTGACCTCTATGGGAGGTAGAGCAAGATGATTGTTGATTTAGTGGAAACGCCATATGCAATCTCTGAGACATCTGATTGTAAAAATCTACACGTCACAAAATTAGATAGTTATATGATTGCTAGTTGTCTGTTCCTCCAACCGTACAAGGATCTGCTAAACATTCTTTGTGTTGGAAGAAGTTTAACATTTCAAAATTTAGATGAGGACAGTTAAAAGAGTTTGTTGTGGCCCTTTATTCAGCAGCTCCTTCATGCTTCTGTTCACCACTTGAAGGTCAATATTTCAGTTTCAGGGTATTCAAAGATTGCATAGCAATGGtgatgaatcttttttttttttttcaatgccGCACTCTTGTTGATGTTAACATTGCGGTGAGAGGCAAAAGTATGTTTGATTTCCAAGTACTTTGAATCGATAAGTGAATGAATAATAACTAAACTCAAAATGACTATTAAGTTCTATGCACTTACGCGTAGAAGTATTACAATATGGGTTGGTAATTGCATGTAACTATGTAATAGAGTTGATTGATAACCTAAAGTAAAACTTATTGTAACACGTTAGACTATGTTGATAATGTAAAAAATTGATGATGCTGTAGTCTCTAGGTAATGCATATGGTGCAAGAATAATTTACGGACCTTTTGGAGTGGGGTGGGGAGAGGTGGTTTCCTGCTCGCTTTTTAATTTTTCACTTTTGTGAGAAGTTACCAACTGATAGAAAGCACATGCATATTGGCGATTTAAGTACCATGAATTAGTTGAATGAACATAGCTAAAAATGTGTGGACCCAAACTTTTAGGTTCTCAAAAGGATAGTTTATAGTAAAAGCCCTTAATCACTTTGTTGGTAAGGTCATGTTCCTTGCCAAAGATTTGAGTAATGAATAAATTAGCCTTTTAAAAGGGCGCATTTTTCACGGCAAAGTCCTAAAAGAGGTTCTAATTCAAAACGCATTTTTGACTTGTCAATAAAGTTATAGAGGTTTAGGCATTGTTAACATTTATGGCATGAGTTTTGGTAGTTCAGTTAATTTGGTAAAATTAGGTAGCATTTAAACATAGCACATATGGTTATTCAAAAAATAGCCTAAAATTAGGTTTATATTGTTTCTTAACAGTGATTTTCTAATTCGGCCACTAATTTTTTCTCCTCTTGGGTACACCGACTGTGTTTGAAATtgtaaatattaaaaataatcCGTTCCTTCCTTAATGGAAAAAATGATTATTTGTCACGAAACTCTTCACTAAGCAAAATTGAGTGTTCGTGTAGCAAATTTAATTGCATCTTCCCCACGCACAATAATATTAAATTTTTTTGATACAACTGTGCCTCATATTGTCACCATAGTTAAGTGTATGAAGAAATATATGGCATGCAAAAATTGGTTTAATATAAGTATCGAATGCGGGTAAATTTTACATGATCATATCGTCAATTCTTCTCAATATAATTTAGAAAATTATGTTGGTCCCAGTTTTATGAACCTCCGCCATGTAAGATAGGATTCAATTTTCCATCTAGTTATCCATTCCCCTTTCTCCCATGtacaaaaagaaggaaaaaaggaaTACTACAAAATAATTTAGTATCATTAAGTCCCTTTCATTTTGCCGCAAATGAACTAGACACAACATCAGTGCCATACGTGCTAATAATGGCTTAGGTGGACGAGTAAAATTTTGCTCTTGTAGTTTAAAATGATCGGCTGCTTTTATATACACGAATCAATCGACATCATTTCGAACACCAAATTGATTCAACATCTATAgttaaacctctctataattATTATCATCCAACAATATTTTACTATAgctaaaaaaaatctttttgaaaaattgatttttcttcatATAacgttatattatatatatgttcCTTATAATTACATTTCGCTATACCAATCAAAAGTatttacggaaaagggcctaaaataccctcgaactattgaaaatggagcaaaaataccctccatccacctttcagcccccaaatacccttatcatccacctattgggtctaaaatacccttatcactaacagaatcttttcattaaacacgtgtcatttttctattggttggattataaaattaattaaactaattaacttttgcaatattgaccagatagtgccccccaccccccgacccgaccccccccccccccgtgaattgtttttttttttttgaaaaaaaagttgacatttttttttgcaccccaccccgcacccctacccccctCCCCCTCgatgcaaaaaaaattaatatttttgaaaaaaaaagttttgatattttgttttgggtttttttagctgggaggggaggggggcgtagggtgcggggtttggggggtgggggagggggaaggtgcggggtggaaaaaaaagtcaactttttttttcagctgggaggggggggggaggtgtagggtgcaaaaaaaatattgttacgcttctcaactttctagtaaaaagcacaagtagtgtgaaatgtcttgataaattaaaatgtctaatgtaattgagttaccaaaaaaaaaatatctcaccctaaaaaacatggtatattttcaaccaaaaatctaaaaggcacaagtgtagactacaattttttttttttgcaccccaccccgcaccctacacctcccccgcaccccccccccccccccaaaaaaaaaatctaaaaggaACAAGTTGGctttttttccaccccgcaccACCCTCcccctacgcccccctcccctcccagctaaaaaaacccaaaaaaaacgtcaaaactttttttttcaaaaatattaattttttttgcgtcggggggggggggggttaggggtgcggggtgggggtgaggtgcaaaaaaaatgtcaacttttttttcaaaaaaaaaaaaaaaaaatcaccggggggggggggt
The nucleotide sequence above comes from Lycium barbarum isolate Lr01 chromosome 3, ASM1917538v2, whole genome shotgun sequence. Encoded proteins:
- the LOC132633210 gene encoding uncharacterized protein LOC132633210, translated to MFASGPPTLPDVPQANGAVATPVPPRPFANGPMPPAPVPAIRPPLMQPNMYPPMQMPPPQAWQGQPMQPGSAGMPQQQMQFRGMAPPPPPQVAPPLNRAPPPPAAIGGNVWRPPPPPQHFNGGHHPMQHVSMPPPPPPAQG